A DNA window from Bacillus andreraoultii contains the following coding sequences:
- the mef(A) gene encoding macrolide efflux MFS transporter Mef(A), with amino-acid sequence MEKYNNWKLKFYTIWAGQAVSLITSAILQMAIIFYLTEKTGSAMVLSMASLVGFLPYAVFGPAIGVLVDRHDRKKIMIGADLIIAAAGAVLAIVALYMELPIWMVMVVLFIRSIGTAFHTPALNAVTPLLVPEEQLTKCAGYSQSLQSISYIVSPAVAALLYSVWELNAIIAIDVLGAMIASITVAIVRIPKLGDQVQSLKPNFIREMKEGMAVLRQNKGLFALLLVGTLYMFVYMPINALYPLITMEYFNGTPMHISITEIAYASGMLIGGLLLGLFGNYQKRILLITASIFMMGISLTISGLLPQSGFFIFVVCCAIMGLSVPFYSGVQTALFQEKIKPEYLGRVFSLTGSIMSLAMPIGLILSGFIADRIGVNHWFLLSGILIIGIAIVCPMITEIRKLDLKQNS; translated from the coding sequence ATGGAAAAATACAACAATTGGAAACTTAAGTTTTATACAATATGGGCAGGGCAGGCAGTATCATTAATCACTAGTGCCATCCTGCAAATGGCGATTATTTTTTACCTTACAGAAAAAACAGGATCTGCGATGGTCTTGTCTATGGCTTCACTTGTAGGTTTTTTACCCTATGCGGTCTTTGGACCAGCCATTGGTGTATTAGTGGATCGTCATGATAGGAAGAAGATAATGATTGGTGCTGATTTAATTATCGCAGCAGCTGGGGCCGTGCTAGCTATTGTTGCATTGTATATGGAGTTACCTATCTGGATGGTTATGGTCGTATTGTTTATCCGTAGCATTGGAACAGCTTTTCATACCCCGGCTCTCAATGCGGTTACGCCACTTTTAGTACCAGAAGAACAGCTTACGAAATGTGCAGGCTATAGTCAGTCTTTGCAGTCTATAAGCTATATTGTTAGTCCGGCGGTTGCAGCATTGTTATATTCTGTTTGGGAATTAAATGCTATTATTGCCATCGATGTATTGGGTGCTATGATTGCGTCTATTACGGTAGCAATTGTACGTATTCCTAAGCTAGGCGATCAAGTGCAAAGCTTGAAACCAAATTTCATAAGAGAAATGAAAGAAGGAATGGCTGTACTACGGCAAAATAAAGGATTATTTGCTTTATTACTCGTTGGAACATTATATATGTTTGTTTATATGCCCATAAATGCATTATATCCTTTAATCACTATGGAATATTTTAATGGTACACCGATGCATATTTCTATTACGGAGATTGCTTATGCCTCTGGTATGTTGATAGGGGGTCTATTATTAGGGTTATTTGGGAATTACCAAAAGCGAATCTTATTAATAACGGCATCAATTTTTATGATGGGGATAAGCTTAACCATTTCAGGATTACTTCCTCAAAGTGGATTTTTCATATTTGTAGTCTGCTGTGCAATAATGGGGCTTTCGGTGCCATTCTATAGCGGTGTGCAAACAGCTCTTTTTCAGGAGAAAATTAAGCCTGAATATTTAGGACGTGTATTTTCTTTGACCGGAAGTATCATGTCACTTGCTATGCCAATTGGGTTAATTCTTTCTGGATTCATTGCTGATAGAATCGGTGTAAATCATTGGTTTTTACTATCAGGTATTTTAATTATTGGCATTGCAATAGTTTGCCCAATGATAACTGAGATTAGAAAATTAGATTTAAAACAAAATTCATAG
- a CDS encoding IS1096 element passenger TnpR family protein produces the protein MDSCIHEIVLLLRKVGGFDEELKHPICMHGKHYRPPEDIDGEGGYKELLNIINDPNHVAYDEILSWAKKDTGGRKFDTEYFYKAEINRKLAKINF, from the coding sequence TTGGATTCATGTATACATGAAATTGTATTATTGTTGAGGAAAGTTGGGGGTTTCGATGAAGAACTGAAACATCCAATATGTATGCATGGTAAACACTATCGTCCGCCTGAAGATATTGACGGTGAAGGTGGTTACAAAGAGCTTTTAAATATCATCAATGATCCAAATCATGTAGCATATGATGAAATACTTTCATGGGCAAAAAAGGACACCGGTGGTAGAAAGTTTGATACAGAGTATTTTTATAAAGCAGAGATAAATCGCAAATTAGCGAAAATCAATTTCTAA
- a CDS encoding nucleotidyltransferase domain-containing protein, whose protein sequence is MIDNIIQSVTEKLSSLPCIEGIVLGGSRARGTHTADSDIDFGIYYNSESFDLNAINQLATELDDEHRSNLVVPPGSWGDWVNGGGWLVINGYHVDLILRDIKRVEQIMKDTEQGIVTTNYQTGHPHGYISAMYRGELAISKVLYNKNSIFNEMKKKAETYPTALKKSLINFFMFEAEFSLMFVKANAGTDDKYYIAGHVFRIVSCLNQVLFACNNAYCINEKKAIKLLETFEHKPEKYAKKVNRIFEVLGLSLIECYDMTDKLYNEVKQIASVTNNF, encoded by the coding sequence ATGATAGATAATATTATTCAATCAGTGACAGAAAAATTATCTTCTTTGCCTTGCATAGAAGGTATTGTATTGGGAGGCTCACGTGCAAGAGGGACTCATACAGCGGATTCTGATATAGATTTCGGAATCTATTACAATTCAGAATCATTTGACCTGAATGCTATTAATCAACTTGCTACAGAGTTGGATGATGAGCATAGAAGCAACCTTGTTGTACCTCCCGGATCGTGGGGTGATTGGGTTAATGGCGGTGGGTGGTTAGTCATAAACGGGTATCATGTTGACTTGATTTTACGTGATATAAAACGGGTGGAACAAATAATGAAAGATACAGAGCAAGGAATTGTTACGACCAATTATCAGACGGGGCATCCCCATGGATATATTAGCGCCATGTATCGTGGAGAATTGGCAATCAGCAAAGTACTTTATAATAAAAATAGCATATTTAATGAAATGAAGAAAAAAGCAGAAACTTATCCTACTGCTCTAAAGAAGAGCTTGATAAACTTCTTTATGTTTGAAGCTGAGTTCTCTTTAATGTTTGTAAAAGCAAATGCAGGAACAGATGATAAATATTATATTGCTGGCCATGTTTTTCGTATAGTTTCATGTTTAAATCAAGTATTATTTGCATGTAATAATGCTTATTGTATAAACGAAAAGAAAGCTATCAAACTGCTTGAAACTTTTGAACATAAGCCAGAAAAATATGCCAAAAAGGTTAATCGTATTTTTGAAGTACTCGGTCTTTCCCTTATTGAATGTTACGATATGACCGATAAGCTTTATAATGAAGTGAAACAAATAGCATCGGTAACAAATAACTTTTGA